One Brachybacterium aquaticum genomic region harbors:
- a CDS encoding Lrp/AsnC family transcriptional regulator produces the protein MLDDLDYRLIALLRANSRTPVAVLARELGVNRSTVTSRIDRLVDNGVIEGFTIRVSGDIEHDSVQGVMLVATENSRSPEIVRELRGYPELEQVHSTTGTWDLVLQIRARNLAEFDLVLERVRATPGVRTTQTNLLFSSLRTV, from the coding sequence GTGCTCGACGATCTCGACTACCGCCTCATCGCCCTCCTCCGCGCGAACAGCCGCACCCCGGTGGCCGTCCTCGCCCGCGAGCTCGGGGTCAACCGCTCCACCGTCACCTCGCGGATCGACCGCCTCGTGGACAACGGCGTGATCGAGGGGTTCACGATCCGGGTCAGCGGCGACATCGAGCACGACTCGGTCCAGGGCGTGATGCTGGTCGCGACCGAGAACAGCCGCAGCCCCGAGATCGTGCGCGAGCTGCGCGGCTATCCCGAGCTCGAGCAGGTCCACTCCACCACCGGCACCTGGGACCTCGTGCTGCAGATCCGGGCGCGCAACCTCGCCGAGTTCGACCTCGTGCTGGAGCGGGTCCGGGCGACCCCGGGGGTGCGCACCACGCAGACGAACCTGCTGTTCAGCTCGCTGCGGACGGTGTGA
- a CDS encoding glucose-1-phosphate adenylyltransferase family protein, with amino-acid sequence MRIPRTLAIVLAGGQGSRMGALTDEQAKPALRVGGSYRLIDIALSNLANSHLRAVWVVEQYLPHSLNEHLSAGRPWDLDRTHDGLRTLTPFEGAEGEGFATGNSDTLWRQKELIAEFAPEIVLVLSADHLYTIDLLDVLDTHAAADAELTMVTTRLPQDASRHGVVRTGEGGIVEEFWYKPKYPPTDLVATEIFCFDAPALLEALRTLPDQVGELQDWGDDLIPHFVERQRTVEHRLEGYWRDIGTLASYWEAHMHLLDGDGVTLDDPDWPIFSAQPQLLPARVRDGAAVSTSLLAQGSDVAGSVTRSVISPGAVVEAGAELVECVVLDGARVGSGARLRGCLVQDDAQVPPGARLGDDDVVTLVSVDGTVAETTARE; translated from the coding sequence ATGCGCATCCCCCGCACCCTCGCGATCGTGCTCGCCGGCGGACAGGGCTCCCGGATGGGAGCGCTCACCGACGAGCAGGCCAAGCCCGCCCTCCGCGTGGGCGGCTCCTACCGGCTGATCGACATCGCCCTGTCCAATCTCGCAAACAGCCACCTCAGGGCGGTGTGGGTGGTCGAGCAGTATCTCCCGCACTCGCTGAACGAGCACCTGTCGGCCGGCCGGCCCTGGGACCTCGACCGCACCCACGACGGGCTGCGCACCCTCACCCCCTTCGAGGGCGCCGAGGGCGAAGGCTTCGCCACCGGCAACAGCGACACCCTGTGGAGGCAGAAGGAGCTCATCGCCGAGTTCGCCCCGGAGATCGTGCTGGTGCTCAGCGCTGATCACCTCTACACGATCGATCTGCTGGACGTGCTGGACACGCACGCGGCCGCCGACGCCGAGCTCACCATGGTCACCACCCGCCTCCCGCAGGACGCCTCCCGCCACGGCGTGGTGCGCACCGGGGAGGGCGGCATCGTCGAGGAGTTCTGGTACAAGCCGAAGTACCCGCCCACCGATCTCGTCGCCACCGAGATCTTCTGCTTCGACGCCCCCGCGCTGCTCGAGGCCCTGAGGACTCTGCCGGACCAGGTCGGCGAGCTGCAGGACTGGGGCGACGACCTCATTCCCCACTTCGTCGAGCGGCAACGGACCGTCGAGCACCGCCTCGAGGGGTACTGGAGAGACATCGGCACCCTCGCCTCGTACTGGGAGGCGCACATGCACCTGCTCGACGGCGACGGCGTGACCCTCGACGATCCCGACTGGCCGATCTTCTCCGCCCAGCCTCAGCTGCTGCCCGCCCGCGTCCGGGACGGCGCCGCGGTGAGCACCTCCCTGCTCGCCCAGGGCAGCGACGTGGCCGGCAGCGTGACCCGCAGCGTGATCAGTCCCGGCGCGGTCGTCGAGGCCGGTGCCGAGCTGGTGGAATGCGTCGTCCTCGACGGTGCGCGCGTGGGTTCCGGAGCCCGTCTGCGCGGCTGTCTCGTGCAGGACGATGCGCAGGTCCCGCCCGGGGCCCGTCTCGGCGACGACGACGTCGTCACGCTCGTGAGCGTCGACGGGACGGTCGCGGAGACGACGGCGCGGGAGTGA
- a CDS encoding DLW-39 family protein, translating to MKKFIATTAVVLTTAVAGILTWRKVESDRIRNDLWNEAERVSVEQDMAARKHAQHS from the coding sequence ATGAAGAAGTTCATCGCGACCACCGCTGTCGTGCTCACCACGGCTGTCGCCGGGATCCTCACGTGGCGGAAGGTCGAGTCCGACCGGATCCGCAACGATCTGTGGAACGAGGCGGAGCGCGTCTCCGTCGAGCAGGACATGGCGGCGCGGAAGCACGCGCAGCACTCCTGA
- a CDS encoding cryptochrome/photolyase family protein: MTALWWVRDDLRLHDNPALAAAAEDGDVIAVHIDERIEGVRELGGATLWWLHHSLTRLGAALRALGVPLVLVSGDPEELIPQLVRDSGADSVLWNRRYHAPRRAVDARLKGALREQGLRAESFDGYLLHEPWTITTQSGDPYKVYSAFARACGEAGPPRAAAGLPPRLAGPPDGVRAGGHEMRTWLRAEHFGQALDRRGWLPTSPDWAGGLREAWSPGEKVARQRLEDLDGVLGAYAEDRERPAMEGTTRLSPHLRFGEVSPHEVWHRSVECGRGTGPESFRRELLWREFAWHRLFHLPELATRNVRRQFDRFDWREDSKELRAWQRGRTGIDLVDAGMRQLWETGWMHNRVRLVTGSFLTKNLRQHWRRGEEWFWDTLVDADEASNPFNWQWVAGSGDDAAPYFRVFNPARQQERFDPDGDYVRRWVPEIGTERRDDPIVDLRDSRRDALAAYEEVRGSPDGV, encoded by the coding sequence ATGACCGCTCTCTGGTGGGTGCGCGACGACCTGCGCCTGCACGACAATCCCGCGCTCGCCGCCGCCGCGGAGGACGGCGACGTCATCGCCGTGCACATCGACGAGCGCATCGAGGGCGTGCGGGAACTGGGCGGGGCGACCCTGTGGTGGCTGCACCACTCGCTGACGCGCCTCGGCGCCGCGCTGCGCGCACTGGGCGTCCCGCTGGTGCTCGTCAGCGGGGACCCGGAGGAGCTGATCCCCCAGCTGGTGCGTGACAGCGGCGCCGATTCCGTGCTGTGGAACCGCCGGTACCACGCCCCCCGCAGGGCCGTGGACGCTCGGCTGAAGGGCGCGCTGCGCGAGCAGGGCCTGCGGGCGGAGAGCTTCGACGGCTATCTGCTGCACGAACCCTGGACGATCACCACGCAGTCCGGCGACCCGTACAAGGTGTACTCGGCCTTCGCCCGCGCCTGCGGTGAGGCGGGTCCGCCCCGCGCCGCCGCCGGCCTCCCGCCGCGTCTGGCCGGACCGCCCGACGGAGTGCGCGCCGGCGGGCACGAGATGCGCACCTGGCTCCGCGCGGAGCACTTCGGGCAGGCCCTCGACCGTCGGGGCTGGCTGCCGACGTCGCCGGACTGGGCGGGTGGGCTGCGCGAGGCCTGGTCCCCGGGGGAGAAGGTCGCCCGGCAGCGCCTCGAGGACCTCGACGGGGTGCTGGGCGCGTACGCGGAGGATCGGGAACGGCCCGCCATGGAGGGGACCACCCGCCTGTCCCCGCATCTGCGCTTCGGCGAGGTCTCGCCTCATGAGGTGTGGCATCGGAGCGTGGAGTGCGGCCGCGGGACGGGCCCGGAGTCCTTCCGCAGGGAGCTGCTGTGGCGGGAGTTCGCGTGGCACCGGCTGTTCCACCTGCCGGAGCTCGCGACCCGCAATGTCCGCCGGCAGTTCGACCGCTTCGACTGGCGGGAGGACTCGAAGGAACTCCGCGCCTGGCAGCGGGGACGCACCGGCATCGACCTCGTCGACGCCGGAATGCGACAGCTCTGGGAGACCGGGTGGATGCACAACCGGGTGCGGCTCGTGACCGGTTCCTTCCTCACCAAGAATCTCCGGCAGCACTGGCGGCGCGGGGAGGAGTGGTTCTGGGACACGCTGGTGGACGCCGACGAGGCCTCGAACCCGTTCAACTGGCAGTGGGTGGCGGGGAGCGGGGACGACGCCGCGCCGTACTTCCGCGTGTTCAATCCCGCCCGGCAGCAGGAGCGCTTCGACCCCGACGGCGACTACGTGCGTCGGTGGGTGCCCGAGATCGGCACCGAGCGTCGGGACGACCCGATCGTGGACCTGCGCGACTCGCGGCGAGACGCATTGGCCGCCTACGAGGAGGTCAGGGGCTCGCCGGACGGGGTGTGA
- a CDS encoding aminoacyl-tRNA deacylase, whose protein sequence is MSEQRATDALEALGLPHEITRHGRVGSLAEVAAARGVEPRDIVKTLVVRRGEGDFLFVLVPGDREISWPKLRALLGVNRLSMPDKEVAKEVTGYERGTITPFGATTAWPVVADASLAGDPERRISMGAGAHGVAATVPAEETLARLDAQVADVTELQQP, encoded by the coding sequence ATGAGCGAGCAGCGTGCGACCGACGCCCTGGAGGCCCTGGGCCTGCCCCACGAGATCACCCGGCACGGGAGGGTCGGCTCCCTCGCCGAAGTCGCTGCGGCGCGCGGCGTCGAGCCCCGGGACATCGTCAAGACCCTCGTGGTGCGACGTGGCGAGGGCGACTTCCTCTTCGTGCTGGTGCCCGGCGACCGGGAGATCTCCTGGCCGAAGCTGCGCGCGCTGCTGGGCGTGAACCGCCTGTCGATGCCAGACAAGGAGGTCGCCAAGGAGGTCACCGGCTACGAGCGCGGCACGATCACGCCCTTCGGCGCGACCACGGCCTGGCCGGTGGTGGCCGACGCGTCCCTGGCCGGGGATCCCGAGCGGCGGATCTCGATGGGCGCCGGCGCGCACGGCGTCGCCGCGACCGTCCCCGCCGAGGAGACCCTCGCCCGCCTCGACGCCCAGGTCGCCGACGTCACCGAGCTCCAGCAGCCCTGA
- a CDS encoding DUF3566 domain-containing protein, with product MSTSDSRAGSAKAPAAESTTKLPAFDSASSPSEKGAEKGLGTGKGSASRGASRSPQKSAGSGKGTEKERRGPRRVRLTLARLDPFSVMKLSFLVAIAIGIATVIAVVLLWNLVEAIGLWDQIDQLGRDLNGGDPLPFMEFFSFSKMTSYGTIVAVVNVVIITALGTLLAFLYNLVAALLGGLKMTFTDE from the coding sequence GTGAGCACCAGCGACTCCCGAGCGGGTTCCGCCAAGGCCCCCGCGGCCGAGTCCACCACGAAGCTCCCGGCCTTCGACAGCGCCTCCTCCCCGTCGGAGAAGGGCGCGGAGAAGGGGCTCGGCACGGGCAAGGGCTCCGCCAGCCGCGGCGCGAGCCGCAGCCCGCAGAAGTCGGCCGGCAGCGGCAAGGGCACCGAGAAGGAGCGCCGCGGCCCGCGCCGCGTGCGCCTGACCCTCGCGCGTCTGGACCCGTTCTCGGTGATGAAGCTGTCCTTCCTGGTCGCCATCGCGATCGGCATCGCCACCGTCATCGCCGTGGTGCTGCTGTGGAACCTCGTCGAGGCCATCGGCCTGTGGGACCAGATCGACCAGCTGGGCCGTGACCTCAACGGCGGCGACCCGCTGCCCTTCATGGAGTTCTTCAGCTTCTCGAAGATGACCAGCTACGGCACCATCGTCGCCGTGGTGAACGTCGTGATCATCACCGCGCTCGGCACGCTGCTCGCCTTCCTGTACAACCTGGTGGCGGCGCTGCTGGGCGGACTGAAGATGACCTTCACCGACGAGTGA
- the gyrA gene encoding DNA gyrase subunit A → MSDTPQDPTTPDETPSGDQTPSGEQTPSDGPTPSADAPTPAESAGLGGQETPEGSVELSADEAASRTVTLVDPLDEGEVDRITQVDLNQEMQRSYLDYAMSVIVSRALPDVRDGLKPVHRRIVYAMYDGGYRPDRSFSKCAKVVGEVMGNYHPHGDSAIYDAMVRLVQPWNMRYPLILGQGNFGSAGDDGAAAPRYTECKMAPLALELVRDIEQDTVDMQGNYDNTVDEPTVLPARFPNLLVNGSAGIAVGMATNIPPHNLREVADAVQWLLQNHEATKPELLEACLKFIKGPDFPSGATIVGTDGIEDAYRTGRGSITQRAVVSTEEINGRMALVVTELPYQVNPDNLARKIAEMVKLGKIQGIADITDETSGRTGQRLVITLKRDAVAKVVLNNLYKHTQLQENFSANMLALSGGVPRTLSIDSFVREWTKHQIDVIVRRTRFRLKKAEEQIHIYRGYLKALDALDEVIALIRRSPDVDEARTGLIELLDIDEIQANAILAMQLRRLAALERQKIIEEHDRLQALIEEYTAILADPARQRQIVSEELAEVVEKYGDDRRTQILPFHGDMSMEDLIPEEDVVVTITRGGYVKRTREDQYRAQKRGGKGVRGASLREDDVVEHFFTTTTHRWLLFFTNQGRVYRAKGYELPEAPRDAKGQHVANLMAFQPDERIASVLAIDSYEDAEYLVLATESGLVKKTPMTAFDSNRTGGIIAINLRDIDGPDGTHPDRVIAARAVDSDDHILLVSRNGQSVRFPAADDVLRPTGRATSGVTGMKFRHDDQLLAMDVVRPGTFVVTVTDGGFAKRTSIDEYRLQGRGGLGIRVAKLPDDRGHLAGAAVVEETDELLVVMARGRVVRSKVAEVPPKGRTTMGVTFAKPDKGDRILLVTTGPESELDEDEAEKPVLESADPAGEEQAGEDSSGEDAVEITDTEGAEDPSAEGDDLGSEQSETSPTGDAGTDDESDDDSEE, encoded by the coding sequence ATGAGCGACACCCCGCAGGACCCCACCACCCCGGACGAGACCCCGTCGGGCGACCAGACCCCGTCGGGCGAGCAGACTCCGTCGGACGGCCCGACCCCGTCGGCCGACGCCCCCACCCCCGCCGAGAGCGCGGGCCTCGGCGGGCAGGAGACCCCCGAGGGCTCCGTCGAGCTCTCGGCCGACGAGGCCGCCTCCCGCACCGTCACCCTCGTGGACCCGCTGGACGAGGGCGAGGTCGACCGCATCACCCAGGTCGACCTCAACCAGGAGATGCAGCGCTCCTACCTCGACTACGCGATGAGCGTCATCGTCTCGCGCGCCCTCCCGGACGTGCGCGACGGCCTCAAGCCCGTCCACCGCCGCATCGTCTACGCGATGTACGACGGCGGCTACCGCCCCGACCGCTCCTTCTCCAAGTGCGCGAAGGTCGTCGGCGAGGTCATGGGCAACTACCACCCCCACGGCGACTCCGCGATCTACGACGCCATGGTGCGCCTGGTCCAGCCGTGGAACATGCGCTACCCGCTGATCCTCGGCCAGGGCAACTTCGGCTCCGCCGGCGACGACGGCGCGGCCGCCCCCCGGTACACCGAGTGCAAGATGGCGCCGCTGGCCCTGGAGCTGGTCCGCGACATCGAGCAGGACACCGTGGACATGCAGGGCAACTACGACAACACGGTCGACGAGCCGACCGTGCTGCCCGCTCGCTTCCCGAACCTGCTGGTCAACGGCTCCGCCGGCATCGCCGTCGGCATGGCGACCAACATCCCGCCGCACAACCTGCGCGAGGTCGCCGACGCCGTCCAGTGGCTGCTGCAGAACCACGAGGCCACCAAGCCCGAGCTGCTCGAGGCGTGCCTGAAGTTCATCAAGGGCCCCGACTTCCCCTCCGGCGCCACCATCGTGGGCACCGACGGGATCGAGGACGCCTACCGCACCGGCCGCGGCTCCATCACCCAGCGCGCCGTGGTCTCCACCGAGGAGATCAACGGGCGCATGGCGCTTGTGGTCACCGAGCTTCCCTACCAGGTCAACCCGGACAACCTGGCGCGCAAGATCGCCGAGATGGTCAAGCTCGGCAAGATCCAGGGCATCGCCGACATCACCGACGAGACCTCCGGCCGCACCGGCCAGCGCCTGGTCATCACCCTCAAGCGCGACGCCGTCGCCAAGGTGGTGCTGAACAACCTCTACAAGCACACCCAGCTGCAGGAGAACTTCTCCGCCAACATGCTGGCGCTGTCCGGCGGGGTGCCGCGCACCCTGTCCATTGACTCCTTCGTGCGCGAGTGGACCAAGCACCAGATCGACGTCATCGTGCGCCGCACCCGCTTCCGCCTGAAGAAGGCCGAGGAGCAGATCCACATCTACCGCGGCTACCTCAAGGCGCTGGACGCGCTGGACGAGGTCATCGCGCTGATCCGCCGCTCCCCGGACGTCGACGAGGCCCGCACGGGCCTGATCGAGCTGCTGGACATCGACGAGATCCAGGCCAACGCCATCCTCGCCATGCAGCTGCGCCGCCTCGCCGCCCTGGAGCGCCAGAAGATCATCGAGGAGCACGACCGGCTCCAGGCCCTCATCGAGGAGTACACCGCGATCCTCGCCGACCCGGCGCGCCAGCGCCAGATCGTCTCCGAGGAGCTCGCCGAGGTCGTCGAGAAGTACGGCGACGACCGCCGCACCCAGATCCTCCCCTTCCACGGCGACATGTCGATGGAGGACCTCATCCCCGAGGAGGACGTGGTCGTCACCATCACCCGCGGCGGCTACGTCAAGCGCACCCGCGAGGACCAGTACCGCGCCCAGAAGCGCGGCGGCAAGGGCGTGCGCGGCGCTTCCCTGCGCGAGGATGACGTGGTCGAGCACTTCTTCACCACCACCACGCACCGCTGGCTGCTGTTCTTCACCAACCAGGGTCGCGTCTACCGCGCCAAGGGCTACGAGCTGCCTGAGGCGCCGCGCGACGCGAAGGGCCAGCACGTGGCGAACCTGATGGCCTTCCAGCCGGACGAGCGGATCGCCTCCGTGCTCGCCATCGACTCCTACGAGGACGCCGAGTACCTGGTCCTCGCGACCGAGTCGGGCCTGGTGAAGAAGACCCCGATGACGGCCTTCGACTCCAACCGCACCGGCGGCATCATCGCCATCAACCTGCGCGACATCGACGGACCCGACGGCACCCATCCGGACCGCGTGATCGCGGCCCGCGCCGTCGACTCCGACGACCACATCCTGCTGGTCTCCCGCAACGGCCAGTCCGTGCGCTTCCCCGCAGCGGACGATGTGCTGCGCCCGACCGGCCGCGCCACCAGCGGCGTCACCGGCATGAAGTTCCGTCACGACGACCAGCTGCTGGCCATGGACGTGGTGCGCCCCGGCACCTTCGTGGTCACCGTGACCGACGGCGGCTTCGCCAAGCGCACCAGCATCGACGAGTACCGCCTCCAGGGACGCGGCGGCCTGGGCATCCGGGTCGCGAAGCTGCCCGACGACCGCGGCCACCTCGCCGGCGCCGCCGTGGTCGAGGAGACCGACGAGCTGCTCGTGGTGATGGCGCGCGGCCGCGTGGTCCGCTCCAAGGTCGCCGAGGTCCCGCCGAAGGGCCGCACCACCATGGGCGTCACCTTCGCCAAGCCCGACAAGGGCGACCGCATCCTCCTGGTCACCACCGGCCCGGAGAGCGAGCTCGACGAGGACGAGGCCGAGAAGCCCGTGCTCGAGAGCGCCGATCCGGCCGGCGAGGAGCAGGCCGGTGAGGACTCCTCAGGCGAGGATGCTGTGGAGATCACCGACACTGAGGGAGCGGAGGACCCGTCGGCCGAGGGCGATGATCTAGGCTCGGAGCAGTCCGAGACGTCGCCGACCGGCGACGCCGGGACCGACGACGAGTCCGACGACGACAGCGAGGAGTGA
- the gyrB gene encoding DNA topoisomerase (ATP-hydrolyzing) subunit B, whose protein sequence is MPDQDVPETTPDPAPGGAAPAEAPHETAPHETAGERAAHAPAHYEASDITVLEGLEAVRKRPGMYIGSTGERGLHHMVQEIVDNSVDEAMAGHGDTIEVTLLPDNGVRVVDHARGIPVAMHPTEGRPAVEVVLTVLHAGGKFGGGGYAVSGGLHGVGSSVVNALSTRMEVEIRRDGHVWRQAYSRGVPLVDLEQGEATDETGTTITFWADDEIFDTTVYDFETLRKRFQQMAFLNKGLRITLTDERAPEGGEDQDEEVDVELEAEKKEGPRSVSYLYERGLQDFVEFINSAKRAEVIHPDIISFESEDTDAKISVEVAMQWTGAYTDSVHTYANTINTHEGGTHEEGFRSSLTSIVNRYGRAQGLLKEKDANLTGEDIREGLTAVISVKLGEPQFEGQTKTKLGNTIARTFMVKVMTDQLTDWFESHPNEAKAIVLKGQAAAAAREAARKARDATRRKSPLETGGMPGKLRDCSSRNPAESEIFIVEGDSAGGSAVQGRDPRTQAILPIRGKILNVEKARLDRALDNQEVRSLITAFGTGIGEDFDATKLRYHKIILMADADVDGQHICTLLLTLLFRYMRPLIELGHVFIAMPPLYRLKWSNAPHEYVFSDEERNERLAAGQSAGRRMPKDNGIQRYKGLGEMDWKELQSTTMDPASRTLKQVTVDEAADADTIFSVLMGDDVESRRRFIQENAKDVRFLDI, encoded by the coding sequence ATGCCCGATCAGGACGTGCCGGAGACGACCCCGGACCCGGCACCGGGAGGGGCAGCACCTGCCGAGGCTCCCCACGAGACCGCGCCTCATGAGACCGCGGGCGAGCGCGCCGCGCACGCACCGGCGCACTACGAGGCCTCGGACATCACCGTCCTCGAGGGCCTCGAGGCGGTCCGCAAGCGCCCCGGCATGTACATCGGCTCCACCGGTGAGCGCGGCCTGCACCACATGGTCCAGGAGATCGTCGACAACTCCGTGGACGAGGCGATGGCCGGCCACGGCGACACCATCGAGGTGACGCTCCTTCCCGACAACGGCGTGCGCGTGGTCGACCACGCCCGCGGCATCCCCGTCGCGATGCACCCCACCGAGGGCCGCCCGGCCGTCGAGGTCGTGCTCACGGTCCTGCACGCCGGCGGCAAGTTCGGCGGTGGCGGGTACGCCGTCTCCGGCGGTCTGCACGGCGTGGGCTCCTCCGTGGTCAACGCCCTGTCCACCCGCATGGAGGTCGAGATCCGCCGCGACGGTCACGTCTGGCGCCAGGCCTACTCCCGCGGCGTGCCGCTGGTCGACCTCGAGCAGGGCGAGGCGACCGACGAGACCGGCACCACCATCACCTTCTGGGCCGACGACGAGATCTTCGATACGACCGTCTACGACTTCGAGACGCTGCGCAAGCGGTTCCAGCAGATGGCGTTCCTGAACAAGGGCCTGCGCATCACCCTGACCGACGAGCGCGCCCCCGAGGGCGGCGAGGATCAGGACGAGGAGGTGGACGTCGAGCTCGAGGCCGAGAAGAAGGAGGGCCCCCGCAGCGTCTCCTACCTGTACGAGCGCGGTCTGCAGGACTTCGTCGAGTTCATCAACAGCGCCAAGCGGGCCGAGGTGATCCACCCCGACATCATCTCCTTCGAGTCCGAGGACACCGACGCGAAGATCAGCGTCGAGGTCGCGATGCAGTGGACCGGCGCGTACACCGACTCGGTCCACACCTACGCCAACACGATCAACACCCACGAGGGCGGCACCCACGAGGAGGGCTTCCGCTCCTCGCTCACCTCGATCGTGAACCGGTACGGCCGCGCCCAGGGCCTGCTCAAGGAGAAGGACGCCAACCTCACCGGCGAGGACATCCGCGAGGGCCTCACCGCGGTGATCTCCGTGAAGCTCGGCGAGCCCCAGTTCGAGGGCCAGACCAAGACCAAGCTCGGCAACACCATCGCCCGCACCTTCATGGTCAAGGTGATGACCGACCAGCTCACTGACTGGTTCGAGTCCCATCCGAACGAGGCCAAGGCCATCGTCCTGAAGGGCCAGGCCGCCGCGGCCGCCCGCGAGGCGGCCCGCAAGGCCCGCGACGCGACCCGCCGCAAGTCGCCGCTCGAGACCGGCGGCATGCCCGGCAAGCTGCGCGACTGCTCCTCCCGCAACCCCGCCGAGTCGGAGATCTTCATCGTCGAGGGCGACAGCGCCGGCGGCTCCGCCGTGCAGGGCCGCGACCCGCGCACCCAGGCGATCCTCCCCATCCGCGGCAAGATCCTCAACGTCGAGAAGGCGCGGCTGGACCGGGCGCTGGACAACCAGGAGGTCCGCTCGCTGATCACCGCCTTCGGCACCGGCATCGGCGAGGACTTCGACGCCACCAAGCTGCGGTACCACAAGATCATCCTGATGGCCGACGCGGACGTCGACGGCCAGCACATCTGCACCCTGCTGCTGACGCTGCTGTTCCGCTACATGCGCCCGCTCATCGAGCTCGGCCACGTGTTCATCGCGATGCCGCCGCTGTACCGCCTGAAGTGGTCCAACGCCCCGCACGAGTACGTCTTCAGCGACGAGGAGCGCAACGAGCGCCTCGCCGCCGGCCAGTCCGCCGGTCGCCGCATGCCCAAGGACAACGGCATCCAGCGCTACAAGGGCCTGGGCGAGATGGACTGGAAGGAGCTGCAGTCCACCACCATGGATCCCGCCTCCCGCACCCTCAAGCAGGTCACGGTCGACGAGGCCGCCGACGCCGACACCATCTTCTCCGTCCTCATGGGCGACGACGTCGAGTCCCGGCGCCGCTTCATCCAGGAGAACGCCAAGGACGTCCGCTTCCTCGACATCTGA
- the ribH gene encoding 6,7-dimethyl-8-ribityllumazine synthase: MSGHGAPAPQITPARPGTRVAIVAASWHEEVMDGLVSGALRACAEAGIERPRLVRVPGSFELPLVADRLARDHDAVIALGVVIRGGTPHFEYVCAAATDGLSRVALDHGVPVGFGLLTCDDDDQARDRAGLAGSHEDKGHEAAAAALATAGLLAELGDPAPAEEVPVAG; encoded by the coding sequence ATGAGCGGCCACGGAGCCCCCGCCCCGCAGATCACCCCCGCCCGCCCCGGCACCCGCGTCGCGATCGTCGCCGCGTCCTGGCACGAGGAGGTGATGGACGGCCTCGTCAGCGGGGCCCTGCGCGCCTGCGCCGAGGCCGGGATCGAGCGGCCGCGCCTCGTACGGGTCCCCGGCTCCTTCGAGCTGCCGCTCGTCGCGGACCGCCTCGCCCGCGACCACGACGCGGTGATCGCCCTCGGCGTCGTGATCCGCGGAGGCACCCCGCACTTCGAGTACGTGTGCGCCGCGGCGACCGACGGGCTCTCCCGCGTCGCCCTCGACCATGGAGTCCCCGTCGGGTTCGGCCTTCTGACCTGCGACGACGATGACCAGGCCCGGGATCGCGCCGGGCTTGCCGGCTCACACGAGGACAAGGGGCACGAGGCGGCGGCCGCCGCGCTCGCCACGGCCGGGCTGCTCGCGGAGCTCGGGGACCCGGCGCCCGCCGAGGAGGTGCCCGTCGCGGGCTGA